A portion of the Tachyglossus aculeatus isolate mTacAcu1 chromosome 24, mTacAcu1.pri, whole genome shotgun sequence genome contains these proteins:
- the CHMP2B gene encoding charged multivesicular body protein 2b: MACLFKKKTVDDVIKEQNRELRGTQRAIIRDRAALEKQEKQLELEIKKMAKTGNKEACKVLAKQLVQLRKQKTRTFAVSSKVTSMSTQTKVMNSQMKMAGAMSTTAKTMQAVNKKMDPQKTLQTMQNFQKENMKMEMTEEMINDTLDDIFDGSDDEEESQDIVNQVLDEIGIEISGKMAKAPSAARGLPSTSSSKAATISDEEIERQLKALGVD, translated from the exons ATGGCCTGCCTGTTCAAGAAGAAGACGGTAGACG ATGTAATAAAGGAACAGAATCGAGAGTTACGAGGTACACAGAGAGCCATAATCCGAGATCGAGCAGCTTTAGAGAAACAGGAGAAACAGCTG GAGCTGGAAATTAAGAAAATGGCCAAGACAGGTAACAAAGAAGCTTGCAAGGTTTTAGCAAAGCAACTAGTGCAACTGCGAAAACAGAAGACTAGAACATTTGCTGTAAGTTCGAAAGTGACCTCTATGTCTACACAAACCAAAGTGATGAACTCCCAAATGAAGATGGCTGGAGCTATGTCAACTACAGCAAAA ACAATGCAAGCAGTTAACAAGAAGATGGATCCACAGAAGACGTTACAAACAATGCAGAATTTTCAAAAAGAAAACATGAAAATGGAAATGACAGAAGAAATGA TAAATGATACACTGGATGATATTTTTGATGGatctgatgatgaagaagaaagcCAAGACATTGTGAACCAAGTGCTTGATGAAATTGGAATTGAGATATCTGGAAAG ATGGCCAAAGCTCCCTCAGCTGCAAGAGGCTTACCATCCACATCGTCATCAAAAGCTGCTACCATTTCTGATGAAGAAATTGAACGGCAACTTAAAGCTTTGGGAGTGGACTAG